ACCGAAATCCGTCAATCCGTATGGTATTTGTTTCATCATATTGAGATTCCTTTCTTTGTTCATTTTGAAGCAAATATACGGAAAACGGATGAATGTGGCACGTTTAATGCCACTTATTTATCCGTTTGCGGGAAAACTGCCATTTCGCAAAGGGGAGGGGACCTAGAACTCCAACCCCTTCTGCACCGGAAGCAGTGGAAGTTTTGCATTTGCGTTGCGCTCTTCCGCCGAGTATTCCACCACACAATATTCCGTGATGTTGTTGGCGTTTTTCCGTGATTCGAAATGGTTGTTTTCCAGCACCGTGACCAGCATTTGTTTCATCTGTGCGTTTGCCTGTGTGCGCCCGTTCATGCTCAATATTGCCAGCAGCTGTGAGGCAGGATACCATTTTGCCTGTATATCGTTTTTTCTGGCGGGGCGGAAATAGAAGAAAAGGTTCTCTTCCAACGGGTCTTTTTGGCGGAACGCCTCGTTGCGGTTGTTGAGAAACGTGATCTCCTGGTTTTCGTACCAATATTGGAATCCCTGCCGGTAGAGGGCGTATGCTTGTGCATATATCCCTTGGTGGTTGACGGGCGTGTGATAGTCTATTTCGAGCAGCGTATTGAACAGGATACGCCTGTTCTCGCCGATGTCCGGCAGACAGTGGGGGTTGTTGGTGCTGGCGATAAAGGATGCGCGGCGGATGAACGTATAATTCTGGATGTCGTAGACCTTCCGTTCGTTTATTACATCTTGCGTGATGAGACTTTTCAGTTCCTGCATGCGTGCGCTAGAGAGCGTGTCAAACTCATCCAGATTGATGATCAGGCAGGACGACATTTGCAGGAGATGGTCCTTGTTGTCGGGGTTGATCATGCCGTTGCGGTAATACTCCTTCAGTTCCGGCGGGAGGAGATGGCGGATAAACGTGCTCTTTCCTTTTCCCTGTGCGCCGTGGAACAGCATCAGCTGGTGGTTTTGCGCTGCGTCGTCGATGGCACATGCCACCATTCCCACCAGCCAGCGGCGGAAGCTGTCTTCAAAAAAAGCCTGGTCGGCGGCTTTCACTGTTTTTGTCAGTTGGCCGATGTAGTCCGTCTTCCCGTCCCATGGCTTGAGAGAGGTGAAATAATGGACAAACGGGTTGAACGGCTTTGCGTAGTCCGAGTCTACCAGTGCTTTCAGATTGGCTTGCGAACTGTATATCTTCTGCATCTGTGCGTTGATATAGAATGTGTTGATATCCTTTGTGCGCAGTGTGCTGAAAGGCGGCTGTTGTGCTTTAGGCAGATCGGGTGTTTTCTTCCGGAATTCGATTTGCTCTTTCACCACGTTTCTCCTGATTTCGTAGTTTTCATCCATAAATTTGATGACCTGGTAGATTCTCGGTTGCTGCTTTTCTTCTTCTGCCTGGTCGGTTTTTGAGGTATATTGGTAGGCATTGTGCAGGGGGAGTTCGAGGTTGAAATCGGGGAAGTTACCGAAATAGCTGTGTGCCAGGCTGATGGCTTCCTCTTCCGTGATATGTCGGTGGTAACACTGGTTGCCGAGGCAATAGAAGAAATTGTCGCGGTTGCCTACTTCGAGACGTTCTTTGCGTTTGGTGTACTCCAGCGCCTTGCGGAAGTCGAGTTGCACTTGCAGGTCGATGGGCGACGCATTTTCCTGCACGGGGAGGAGCGGGGAGCGCCGGACCGGATTCTTGCGTTTCCTTTTTTTACATTCCTCTTCGGTGGGCAGAGTCACTTTTACGGTCAGCGGCTTCACGTTTTCCAGCCGTTCGGCAGAGAGGAACGCGTCCGGATCGTGCGACACGAAGAAACCGCGTCCCGGGTCGCTTCCGCTGGTGTCCACTTTCGTCTGTAGCAGTTTTTCGTATTGGCTGCTTGCCAGCGTGTACATGCGGTGGTGGTAGCGTTCGAGGGTGGTGAAGTCTACGGTTCCCAATGCGTTCAGTTCGGCGCGCAGGGCTTCCGCTTCCTTGCCGGTGAGGTAGACGAAGATTTTCAGCCCGTGCATCCGGGGGCTGACGAAGCTGCCCAGCGTGTCGGGGCAATCGTTCGCCAGTTGTCGGAATTCCGGTAGCTTTTCTGCCGGCATGTCGTCACAGTCGAGCGTGATGATGTCCTGATACTTGTCCAGGCTGTAGGCCAGCCTTTCCTTGGCGTAGGTGGCGGTGATGGTGTGGTAGGGCAGTTGCTTCTTCATGCGGTCTGCCTTCACCGTGTCTCCTTCGTCCATTGCTTCCCGGAGTCTCCGGATTCTGTCCCGGTAGACATTCCCCCGGATAAATTCGAACATTTGCCCGATGCTGATGCTTCCCGATACGAGTGATAACCCTCTGTATGTGGTTATTAGGATGTTGTTCATTATAATTATTGATGTGAATTTAAGTTGTGCCAATATTAACACGTCGCAAAGGACGGCTTTTTTTGTGGATAAAAAAAACTGCTTTTTGCACTCAAAAAGCAGTTTTTTAACGGTTGCTTCTTAAATGTTAATCATCAAGGAGTGTTCTTTTTAGCCTTTGTATCTCATAATCAATCTCTTCCACGGTTAATGATTCGTCCGAATCGTTCGATTTCTTGAAATCAACTGCCATATACAACAACTCTGCAAAGAATTTGGGACCTTTAATCTTAAAAGGAGAGTCGTGGTCATAGCAAAGGTGGACGAAGGGAAGGAGAAACTTCTTGCGGTCGGCTGGAAGTACCACTATTCTGTTGTTGTACAGGTTGTTGACCGTGCCAAGTATGCGCGTGATAAAACGGGATACTTGGGGGAATTCTCCTTTTTCGAGCGTTATAGCCTGCTTGTTCTGGTAAACGAAGCCTTCGGAAAAAATGTCTTTTTTCTCATGATTTTAAGTGTTATTTGGTTACTGTTAAATAATATTTTTTTTTAAAAAGGTGTAAAGGTACATTTTATTTTGTTCCCATCGTTTACTTATGCTATTTATTCTTTATTCTCTTCATAGATTTTATTTGATGGAAAAAAACGTGTAATTGAGGGGGAACCCCTCTACCTCAATTACACGCTTTTTCTATATAAAAAGAATATTCTCTCGCGCCTGCGCGCGGGTACATTATTGTAATGTCAGTTCGATATAATAACGTCAGTTCGGTTTCATTATAGCTAATCTTGATTTCATTATAGCTAATCTTTTTTTCATTATAGCTAATCCCGATTTCATTATAGCTAATTTTATTTTCATTATAGCTAATCAGCGCTTGTTCTAAAAAAAATCATGGTTCGTCGAGATACTTCACGATGAGCCGTACTTGCCTTGCACTATAAGCGTGGTCGTTTTTTCCTTCGCCTCCGCTATACATTGCATCATACAATTCCTTGTTATTTCTGATCCACTCCCTCATTTTCCGCATGGCATACACCAACGGTACATAAGGATTGTACAAATGTGCCAGCTCCGATTTCAAATACGGACGTATGGCAAACGGCTCCTCCGCCATCTCTTCTTTTACAGCTTTCATCTCTTCTTTTTCTGCTTTCATCTCTTTTGGAAAATTAATTTTATCGTATTCCAAATATACGGAAAATCTCCCGCTTTTCCAAGTATGCAAGTAAAATAAAATCACTCTGAATAAAAGTAAATACATTCTGAATGAAAGTAAGACAAACTAGGTCAAAGTAAGACAAAGTACGTCATCTCATCCCCTTGTAATACACTACCTTTGAGGCATCGAAAGAAAAAGAAACAGAGCTCGTTCCTTTCCTTCCGATGCCGGTTGAATCAACCGCAATTTGTAACATTTATTTTTTAATTATTAAAGCTTGTCTTATTAATTATAAAACCTTGCTTTTTTTAATATAAAGCTTGCTTTTCTAATTATTAATGTTCGTTTTTTTCAAATTTTAAATTATTAATTTTCAAATTTCAATTTATCATGGCAATACCATTTAAAAGAATGGGTCGTAAAGACCCGAGAAAGGCTGACGGGGTGGTGAAGTATCATCCGCAACTTGTGACGCAGGGACAGAGTGTAGACCTGTATAAACTCGCTCACACGATGAAAGAGAAAAGTTCCTTGTCGCTGGGCGACATTCAGAGCGTACTGACCAATTTTGTAGAAGCGATGCGTGCGGCGCTGTTCGACGGTAAATCCGTCAATATCCATAATTTTGGTGTATTCAGCCTTTCCGCTACCACGCGGGGAGTGGACACGAAAGATGAGTGTACGATGAAGAACATCAAAGCGGTGCATATCAATTTCCGTCCTTCGAGCAGTGTCCGTCCTAATCTGACATCGACTCTTGCCGGTGAGAAAATCGAGTTTCTGGACCTCGACGCGCCCAAGAAGAAGAAAGACGAGGGCGAAGATCCCGGTGATGAAGGCAACGGAGAAGATATCGGTGGAGGCAATGGAGGCGGTAGCGGTGAGGCTCCGGATCCGGCAGCTTAGTTCATAGCGTGCAGATGATGTTTACAACTGACGAGAAAAGTAGTGGCACTATGATGATGTTTTACAACTGATAAGAAAAATAATAACACTATGATAAGAAAGATTGATTTGATCGTGATCCACTGTTCCGCCACTCGTGCCGACCGTTCTCTCACGCCGGATGACTTGGAAACGCAACACCGTCGGCGTGGGTTTAACGGAACAGGTTATCACCACTACATCCGCAAAGACGGAACCGTGCACCTCACCCGACCGATTGAACGTATCGGCGCGCATGCGAAAGGATTCAACGCTCACTCGGTAGGCGTCTGCTATGAAGGCGGTTTGGATGTCCACGGCTCTCCGGCAGACACGCGGACACCGGAACAGCGGGCGTCACTCAAGCTGCTGGTTCATCAATTGCTCAAGGCTTTTCCCGGTAGCCGGGTGTGCGGTCACCGCGATTTAAGTCCCGACCGCAATGGAAACGGGGAGATTGAGCCGGAAGAGTGGATCAAGGCGTGCCCGTGCTTCGAGGTGAAGGCGGAGTTTTGAAAGTAATGAATAAGCTTGTACTATTAAAAAAGAGTATGGAAAGGAGGTGTGTAAAGTTATGGCAGTCAAGAAATCCCTTTGGGATATGATTTTGAAAGTAGTCATCGCAGTGGCGTCGGCAGTAGCAGGCGTATTGGGCGGTAATGCGATGAATCTGTAAAGATACTTTTTAAAGAATCGCTAATGTTTTTACCCTGATATAAGTTGACTGATCATCAATTTATATCAGGGTATTTTCTAGAGCCTTACTTTATTTCTTATAAACCAACTTGCTCGGAACTCCCTCCCCGAACAAATGATCGCCCAGCGTCGTAATCTTGTTTCCGGTAGCCGACACACAGCGAAGACGTTCGCATCCCATAAAAGCACCGAACTCGATAGCCGTCACACTGGCGGGCAGCTCCAACGTGCCGCAGAGGCGGCCGCAGCTGCTAAACACCCGCTGTCCGATAGATTTCAGATTATGAGGCAATTTTATATTCAGCAGATACTTCTTTTGTGCGAAAGTGAAGTCGGGGATAGCCGTTGCGTTCGTTTTGGAAATATCGACGGAGACGAGGTTCGGCATATAATTGCGGATCAGTTGGAAGTCGGCGTTGTCCAGCTTGCCCTCAACGGTCAGGAAGTTGATGTCTCCGGGTTGCAGTCCCGCTTTCAGAATCTCTTCTTCCAGTTTGCCCATGGCGCCCACTTGCAGGGTAGTTTCTACCGGTTCCCCCTCGATAAACGCAAAGTTCTGCCATCTGTCCTTGTTGCGGTAAGCGTCGCTGCTGCCCAGGGGGACGAAGATAGCGGTAACGCTGTCTGCCAACGCTTCCGGCAACAGGTTGGGAGCTGTCTTCTTGCGGACTTGGCAGATTTTCAGGTTCTCGCAACCTTTGAAGGCGGCATCTTCGATATTCTTTGTTTTCTCCGAAAGAATCACTTTCTCCAGCGTGGCTTTGCCTTTTGCAGCTCCGTCCACCACGTTCGAGAAAGCGTATGCAGGAATGAAATTCGGCATATAAATATAGAATTTCCCGTTGGGATACGTGCCTGCTTTTCCGCTGTACATCTTGATTTCGGCGTTCGAAATATCCAATACTTTCAGATTCTCAAATTCGTCGCGGAGATGGCGGAAGTCCTCCGCGTTCAGTTTGCCGGTCAGCGTGAGATGGGTGATGCTGTTGGCTTCCTCTTCCGTCATCATGGAAATCAGCGTGCCGGGTTTGCTCACATAATACGTTTTACTCACTTGGGCGGCTGCTCCTAACGCATTAGCCGCCAATAAGAAACTTATCAATAGGATTTTAATTTTCATAATTTTGTTGATTTGGTGGGCAAATATAGGAAAAATAGAAAATACATGATGTTTTTTTATGTTTTATAGCTAATTTTGTAACCGGATTAACAAATGGTAAAAATGGAGGCAGACAACATGGCTGGGGGCAAAGAACCCCGAAGACTTCCTGTGTGGGCTTGTATCCCGCTGTTTATTGTGATACTTTTCATCCTTCTCGGATTGTATGGTGCGCTGGCGCGCGGATGTTTGTCGTTGATTCCGGGAGGTGTGGAAGCCTGTCAGCCAGATGTGGAAGCCCGTCAGCCGGGAGTGGTGGGATACATTATCCTCGAAGCCAGTATGCTGCTTGCCGTTCTCACCGCCGCCCTTCCCATGCTCCGCCTCGAACGCCGCCCGTTTTCTGATTTGGGACTCTCCTTAAGAGGACACGTCAAGGGGGTGTGGTATGGCTTCCTGATGGCAATCCTGCTCTATCTGTCCGGCTTCGGAATCTCGCTCATTCTGGGAGAAATAGAAGTCACCGGTTTCCAGTTCGAGCCGTTAGAGCTGCTGGGCTCGTGGGTGTTTTTCCTGCTGGTCGCCTTGTTCGAAGAAATACTGATGCGCGGCTATATCCTCGGACGCCTGCTGCACACTACCATGAATAAATTCGCGGCACTTTTCGTCTCGGCAGCGTTGTTCGCCTTTATGCACATCTTCAATCCCGAAATCGCTTTCCTGCCCATGCTCAACCTGTTGCTGGCAGGCGTGCTGCTGGGAGCTTCCTATCTCTATACGCGCAACCTGTGTTTCCCTGTCTCGCTCCATCTTTTCTGGAATTGGATTCAAGGCCCCATCCTCGGTTATCAGGTAAGTGGAAACAACTTCATCACCAGTGTGCTGACTTTGCGCATGCCCGAAGAAAACGTGCTGAATGGCGGAGCCTTCGGTTTTGAAGGCTCGCTCATCTGCACCGTACTTATGATTGTATGTACGATTCTGATCGTGTGGTGGGGAGAGAAACAAGAAGCAATCAGTCTTGCGGCACCCCGATCATGCTAAGCTGAATCCGTTTGCGGGCATCATCTACACTCATCACCCTCACCATGACGTGCTGGTGGATGGACACCACTTCTGTCGGGTCGGAAATGAACCGTTCCGCCAATTGAGAAAGGTGTACAAGGCCGTTCTCCTTAATTCCGATATCGACAAACGCCCCGAAATTGGTGATATTGCCTACAATGCCCGGAAGAATCATCCCTTCGCGCAAATCGGCTATGGTGCGTACGTTCTTGTCGAACTCGAAGACTTTGATAGCCTTGCGCGGGTCACGTCCCGGCTTGTCGAGCTCTTGCAGGATGTCCTGTAGGGTAGGTAGTCCGACGGTGGGAGTGATGTAGTCGGAAATACGGATCTTCCGGCGGAGTTCCTTGTCGGCTATCAACTCGTCGATGGTGCATTTCAGGTCTTTTGCCATTTGCTCTACGATGTGGTAGCTTTCCGGATGCACGGCGGTGCGGTCCAACGGATTTTTAGCTCCGGGGATGCGAAGAAATCCGGCACATTGCTCGAAGGCTTTGGCGCCCATGCGCGGCACTTTCATCAGTTCTTTCCGCGAACTGAAAGCTCCGTTCTCTGCCCGGTAATTGACAATGTTCTGTGCCAGTTGCGGACCCAAACCGGAAATATAAGTAAGCAGATGACTGCTTGCCGTATTCAGATTTACCCCGACCAGGTTCACACAGTTTTCTACCGTCTGGTCGAGTGCTTTCTTCAGCTTCGCCTGGTCTACATCGTGCTGGTACTGACCCACGCCGATAGACTTGGGATCTATCTTCACCAACTCTGCCAACGGGTCCATCAGGCGGCGCCCGATGGAGACTGCCCCACGCACCGTTACGTCGTAATCCGGAAACTCGTCGCGGGCAATTTTGGAGGCCGAATAAATGGAAGCACCCTGCTCGCTGACTACAAACACGGGGATCTGGCGGTCGAAACTCTGACTGTTGATGAAATCTTCCGTCTCCCGGCTTGCCGTTCCGTTGCCGATGGAGATGGCTTCTATCTGGTACGCCTCAATCATCTTGCGAAGTTTCGAAGCAGCCTCGCCGGTCTTGCCGACAGGAGGGTGCGGATAGATATTCTCATTGTGCAACAGATTGCTTTGCGCATCGAGGCAAACCACCTTACATCCGGTACGGAATCCGGGGTCGATGGCGAGCACCCGTTTTTGTCCCAACGGCGCAGCGAGAAGGAGCTGGCGGAGGTTTTCGGTAAATACGCGAATCGCTTCGTCGTCGGCTTTCTCTTTGGATTGGGCGGCAAATTCTGTTTCGATGGAAGGCTTGAGCAGACGTTTGTAAGCATCCGTTGTGGCTTCGCCCACTTGACGGCTACATTCGTTGTTGCCACGTACGAATTGGCGTTCCAAACGTTCGATGCATGCCTCGTCGTCGGGTTGGATAGACACTTTCAGCAACCCTTCCGACTCTGCCCGGCGGATGGCGAGCAGACGGTGAGACGTGCAACGTTTCAGTGGCTCGGAGAAATCGAAATAATCGCGGTATTTTGCTGCTTCTTCCTCTTTTCCTTTGACTAGTTTTGCCGTAATCTCTGCCCGTCGCCCGAACTGGTTACGTACGGCGTTACGGGCACGCTCGTCTTCGTTCACCTGCTCCGCGATAATGTCGCGCGCACCTTTCAGCGCATCTTCCATGTCTTTCACTTCGCCTTTCACAAAGGAAGCGGCTTTGGCGCTAAGGTTGTTTTCCCGTTGCAACAGCAGGATGGTGGCAAGCGGCTCCAGTCCTTTCTGGCGGGCCACTTCGGCACGTGTCTTCCGCTTGGGTTTGTAAGGGAGGTATATATCTTCCAGCTCCGTAGGGCTCCAGGTGTCGTTGATGCGCTTCTCCAGTTCGGCAGTCAGTTTGCCCTGTTCGGTGATGGTGGTGAGAATCGTTTCTTTCCGTTTGACGATGTCGCACAACTTATCGTGTTGCTCTTTGATCTGCTCTATCTGCACCTCATCCAGCCCGCCAGTGGCTTCCTTGCGGTATCGGCTGATGAAAGGAATCGTAGCACCTTCGCCCAAAAGATGGAGCGTGCTGCTTATTTGTCTTTCCGGTATGCCCAAAAATCCGGAAATCATCTTGTGAAATAATTCCATAAATTGTATTTTTTGACAGTAAATGAGCGGCAAAAATACATATAAATCTGCTAAACCCGACAAGTTTTACTGTATTTACAACTCAATTAATGAATGACACATGCGTATTAACATAACATGCCCACAAGACTTTCGAACTGATCCGGATGATCTTATCAGGTCAGCAAGCAGGGCGTCTCGGTTTGTTCGATAAGTGCCTAAAAGTGTTCTTTATGTCCGGTAATGCTGTCGGTCGGCTTGTATATCTGATTGAATGCTGGTATATTTGTCGGTAAAAAAGAGAGAGTATGGATATTCAAAGTGTTCCGAAAGTAGGTATTTCTTCGGTAGTTCATTCTAAACATATAGATGCCGGCAACATTGATGTTGTTGATAACGATATAGCGTTTTTCGATACGGAGAGCGTTATATCGTTGTATAACGGACCTACCAAACTGGAAGTGTTGACAGTGGGGCTTTGCCTGGAGGGTACCGGTACCTTTAAGATCAGCCTGCGCGAATTTCAATTGTGTCCCGGACGGATGGTAATAGCACTGCCTAATCAGATTGTTGAGCAGCGGCATTTCAGTCACGATTTTAAAGCCATTTTCTTTGCTGTGTCGAAGAACTTGCTGGAGGCGTTGCCTAAGCTCGGAAATGTGCTTTCTTTGTTTTTCTATCTGAAAGATTATCCGTGTTTCGATCTCACTCCGCACGAGCAGGAGGTGGTGAAGGAGTATCACGCGTTTATCAGGAAACGGTTGAGGAATAAGGAAGCTTTATACCGTAGGGAAGTGGTAACGGGACTGATGCAGGGGTTCTTTTTCGAGCTTTGCACTGTTTTTGCTAATCATGCGCCCGCAAACGCTGCTACGATCAAGAATAAAAGCCGGAAAGAGTATATCTTCGAACGCTTTTATGAGTCTCTGGTGGAGTCTTACCAGTCTGAGCGCAGCGTAAAATACTATGCCGACCAACTGTGTCTGACGCCGAAACATCTTTCGGGAGTAGTGAAAGAGGTCAGCGGGAAAACGGTGGGAGAGTGGATTGACGAGCTGGTGGTTCTGGAAGCGAAAGCCCTCCTGAATTCTTCAAGTATGAATATACAAGAGATTGCCGACCGGCTGAATTTTGCAAACCAGTCTTTCTTCGGGAAATACTTCAAGCATTACACCGGTATGTCTCCTAAAGAATACCGGAAAAGCCGCTAAAATCATAGAACGCCGGAGCGTACACGGCTTAGTGTCTCCGGTGTCATCAGAAGATAGGAAGCGATGTGTGCCAAAGGCGCACGTTTGACGATTTCCGGATGTGTTTCGAGCAAGAGGTTATAACGTTCGCGAGCGGATTCGAAACGCCAGGAGTCTGCTTTAATCTGTGATACGATTAAAGAGTACTCCAATATCTTTTGATAGAACATGTTGATTTCCCAGTTCTCCCTCGCTAATTTTTGTATCATGTCGCGGGGGAATAAGTAGATAATGGAAGGTTCAAGAGTTTCCACCATTAGCCGGGTGGGTACTTGCTTCAGAAAACTTTCAATGCACATCACGATACATCCTTCGTATGAGAAATGCTCGGTCACGTCTTTCCCGTTTTTGTAATAGTATTGCCTAAGCATACCTTTTCCTACAAAAACAATTTCGTTGGCTACTTCTCCTTCGTTGAGTGCTATGGCTCCTTTGGGAAACTCTTCACGAATCAGTATGCTTTCTATCTGCCGTCTTCCTTCTATACTCATCTCCGGAAAGCGGGAATTGACAACAGCATTTACAGTTTCTCTTAATAGTGTATCCATGTTTTTTCTGTCTTTATGTGTGCAAAA
The Bacteroides caecimuris DNA segment above includes these coding regions:
- a CDS encoding VapE domain-containing protein; amino-acid sequence: MAQLKFTSIIIMNNILITTYRGLSLVSGSISIGQMFEFIRGNVYRDRIRRLREAMDEGDTVKADRMKKQLPYHTITATYAKERLAYSLDKYQDIITLDCDDMPAEKLPEFRQLANDCPDTLGSFVSPRMHGLKIFVYLTGKEAEALRAELNALGTVDFTTLERYHHRMYTLASSQYEKLLQTKVDTSGSDPGRGFFVSHDPDAFLSAERLENVKPLTVKVTLPTEEECKKRKRKNPVRRSPLLPVQENASPIDLQVQLDFRKALEYTKRKERLEVGNRDNFFYCLGNQCYHRHITEEEAISLAHSYFGNFPDFNLELPLHNAYQYTSKTDQAEEEKQQPRIYQVIKFMDENYEIRRNVVKEQIEFRKKTPDLPKAQQPPFSTLRTKDINTFYINAQMQKIYSSQANLKALVDSDYAKPFNPFVHYFTSLKPWDGKTDYIGQLTKTVKAADQAFFEDSFRRWLVGMVACAIDDAAQNHQLMLFHGAQGKGKSTFIRHLLPPELKEYYRNGMINPDNKDHLLQMSSCLIINLDEFDTLSSARMQELKSLITQDVINERKVYDIQNYTFIRRASFIASTNNPHCLPDIGENRRILFNTLLEIDYHTPVNHQGIYAQAYALYRQGFQYWYENQEITFLNNRNEAFRQKDPLEENLFFYFRPARKNDIQAKWYPASQLLAILSMNGRTQANAQMKQMLVTVLENNHFESRKNANNITEYCVVEYSAEERNANAKLPLLPVQKGLEF
- a CDS encoding Crp/Fnr family transcriptional regulator, whose amino-acid sequence is MDTLLRETVNAVVNSRFPEMSIEGRRQIESILIREEFPKGAIALNEGEVANEIVFVGKGMLRQYYYKNGKDVTEHFSYEGCIVMCIESFLKQVPTRLMVETLEPSIIYLFPRDMIQKLARENWEINMFYQKILEYSLIVSQIKADSWRFESARERYNLLLETHPEIVKRAPLAHIASYLLMTPETLSRVRSGVL
- a CDS encoding HU family DNA-binding protein, encoding MAIPFKRMGRKDPRKADGVVKYHPQLVTQGQSVDLYKLAHTMKEKSSLSLGDIQSVLTNFVEAMRAALFDGKSVNIHNFGVFSLSATTRGVDTKDECTMKNIKAVHINFRPSSSVRPNLTSTLAGEKIEFLDLDAPKKKKDEGEDPGDEGNGEDIGGGNGGGSGEAPDPAA
- a CDS encoding N-acetylmuramoyl-L-alanine amidase — its product is MIRKIDLIVIHCSATRADRSLTPDDLETQHRRRGFNGTGYHHYIRKDGTVHLTRPIERIGAHAKGFNAHSVGVCYEGGLDVHGSPADTRTPEQRASLKLLVHQLLKAFPGSRVCGHRDLSPDRNGNGEIEPEEWIKACPCFEVKAEF
- a CDS encoding CPBP family intramembrane glutamic endopeptidase, producing the protein MEADNMAGGKEPRRLPVWACIPLFIVILFILLGLYGALARGCLSLIPGGVEACQPDVEARQPGVVGYIILEASMLLAVLTAALPMLRLERRPFSDLGLSLRGHVKGVWYGFLMAILLYLSGFGISLILGEIEVTGFQFEPLELLGSWVFFLLVALFEEILMRGYILGRLLHTTMNKFAALFVSAALFAFMHIFNPEIAFLPMLNLLLAGVLLGASYLYTRNLCFPVSLHLFWNWIQGPILGYQVSGNNFITSVLTLRMPEENVLNGGAFGFEGSLICTVLMIVCTILIVWWGEKQEAISLAAPRSC
- a CDS encoding Tex family protein, coding for MELFHKMISGFLGIPERQISSTLHLLGEGATIPFISRYRKEATGGLDEVQIEQIKEQHDKLCDIVKRKETILTTITEQGKLTAELEKRINDTWSPTELEDIYLPYKPKRKTRAEVARQKGLEPLATILLLQRENNLSAKAASFVKGEVKDMEDALKGARDIIAEQVNEDERARNAVRNQFGRRAEITAKLVKGKEEEAAKYRDYFDFSEPLKRCTSHRLLAIRRAESEGLLKVSIQPDDEACIERLERQFVRGNNECSRQVGEATTDAYKRLLKPSIETEFAAQSKEKADDEAIRVFTENLRQLLLAAPLGQKRVLAIDPGFRTGCKVVCLDAQSNLLHNENIYPHPPVGKTGEAASKLRKMIEAYQIEAISIGNGTASRETEDFINSQSFDRQIPVFVVSEQGASIYSASKIARDEFPDYDVTVRGAVSIGRRLMDPLAELVKIDPKSIGVGQYQHDVDQAKLKKALDQTVENCVNLVGVNLNTASSHLLTYISGLGPQLAQNIVNYRAENGAFSSRKELMKVPRMGAKAFEQCAGFLRIPGAKNPLDRTAVHPESYHIVEQMAKDLKCTIDELIADKELRRKIRISDYITPTVGLPTLQDILQELDKPGRDPRKAIKVFEFDKNVRTIADLREGMILPGIVGNITNFGAFVDIGIKENGLVHLSQLAERFISDPTEVVSIHQHVMVRVMSVDDARKRIQLSMIGVPQD
- a CDS encoding leucine-rich repeat protein; protein product: MKIKILLISFLLAANALGAAAQVSKTYYVSKPGTLISMMTEEEANSITHLTLTGKLNAEDFRHLRDEFENLKVLDISNAEIKMYSGKAGTYPNGKFYIYMPNFIPAYAFSNVVDGAAKGKATLEKVILSEKTKNIEDAAFKGCENLKICQVRKKTAPNLLPEALADSVTAIFVPLGSSDAYRNKDRWQNFAFIEGEPVETTLQVGAMGKLEEEILKAGLQPGDINFLTVEGKLDNADFQLIRNYMPNLVSVDISKTNATAIPDFTFAQKKYLLNIKLPHNLKSIGQRVFSSCGRLCGTLELPASVTAIEFGAFMGCERLRCVSATGNKITTLGDHLFGEGVPSKLVYKK
- a CDS encoding DUF4248 domain-containing protein, whose translation is MKAVKEEMAEEPFAIRPYLKSELAHLYNPYVPLVYAMRKMREWIRNNKELYDAMYSGGEGKNDHAYSARQVRLIVKYLDEP
- a CDS encoding smalltalk protein yields the protein MAVKKSLWDMILKVVIAVASAVAGVLGGNAMNL
- a CDS encoding helix-turn-helix domain-containing protein, which translates into the protein MDIQSVPKVGISSVVHSKHIDAGNIDVVDNDIAFFDTESVISLYNGPTKLEVLTVGLCLEGTGTFKISLREFQLCPGRMVIALPNQIVEQRHFSHDFKAIFFAVSKNLLEALPKLGNVLSLFFYLKDYPCFDLTPHEQEVVKEYHAFIRKRLRNKEALYRREVVTGLMQGFFFELCTVFANHAPANAATIKNKSRKEYIFERFYESLVESYQSERSVKYYADQLCLTPKHLSGVVKEVSGKTVGEWIDELVVLEAKALLNSSSMNIQEIADRLNFANQSFFGKYFKHYTGMSPKEYRKSR